Proteins encoded together in one Pelagicoccus albus window:
- a CDS encoding protein-disulfide reductase DsbD family protein has protein sequence MNPFLRVKLLLLAAVFYGASVWGQGQFSLGPVDTGEAEAELVADVAAIAPGQEFQVALRLEMSPHWHVYWINPGDTGLVPEIEWNLPEGFEMGPLEFPTPHRIPTPPLVSYGYEDEIFLLAKVKAPASLETGSTVRFEGAASWLICKEACIPGSADLALELPVTETGETFAPAEYASKMAETRDALPREAEGGVLAYEDLGDTLIVTLKWSGLQGMTLEDPYFYIEQEAVSDSAKEQSFDLNGDVLRIGIPKTDYFEEPENGYSGLLYSANGFEAAGGVDAVRFHVPGDLASMGATPSVAGEAAFDIGFTQALLYAFLGGMILNLMPCVFPVLSIKVLGFVQQSGEDKGKVLKHGIMFTIGVLASFWLLAGTLIALRSAGESLGWGFQLQQPEFVAVMLVVMFLFGLSMSGVFEMGTSAISLQGKVKGDGYSGSFFSGVIATAVATPCTGPFMGQALGYALTLSAFQSLTVFTFLALGMATPYLVLSANPSLINKLPRPGAWMETFKQVMAFPMYATCIWLVWLLGAHLGNDGLVYVLGGLLVVAIGAWIYGRWSTPVKSKSTRRFASGLALLSVLGGIWLMMPGEAGEEKEEIPWQTYSPALVDELSTSGKPVFIDFTADWCLTCKANEIRLFSSDEVLDRIDDGEVQLVRGDWTKKDSVITEALAKYGRSSVPLYLLYDGDGSEPRVLPQVLSPSTFLAALDEID, from the coding sequence ATGAACCCATTTCTTCGAGTAAAGCTCTTACTTTTGGCAGCCGTCTTCTACGGCGCTTCAGTCTGGGGACAAGGCCAGTTTAGTCTTGGACCAGTCGACACTGGCGAGGCCGAAGCCGAGTTGGTGGCGGATGTCGCTGCCATCGCTCCGGGGCAGGAGTTCCAAGTCGCCCTCAGGCTCGAGATGAGCCCGCACTGGCACGTTTATTGGATCAACCCCGGCGATACCGGGCTTGTGCCCGAGATAGAATGGAATCTGCCGGAGGGGTTTGAGATGGGGCCGCTCGAATTTCCGACGCCGCACCGAATTCCAACCCCGCCCTTGGTTTCCTACGGTTATGAAGATGAGATCTTTTTGTTGGCCAAGGTGAAGGCTCCGGCTTCGCTGGAGACCGGCAGCACCGTTCGTTTCGAAGGGGCCGCCTCTTGGCTAATCTGCAAAGAAGCCTGTATTCCCGGTTCGGCGGACTTGGCGCTCGAATTGCCCGTCACCGAAACGGGAGAAACCTTTGCTCCTGCGGAGTACGCCAGCAAAATGGCAGAGACACGTGACGCTCTGCCGCGCGAAGCGGAGGGAGGAGTACTCGCCTACGAGGACCTCGGCGACACCTTGATCGTGACCTTGAAGTGGTCCGGCCTGCAGGGAATGACCTTGGAGGACCCTTACTTTTACATCGAGCAAGAGGCGGTTTCGGATTCCGCCAAGGAGCAAAGCTTCGATCTGAACGGAGACGTACTGCGAATCGGAATCCCAAAAACCGACTACTTCGAGGAGCCGGAAAATGGCTACAGTGGGCTATTGTATTCCGCCAATGGTTTCGAGGCGGCAGGTGGGGTGGATGCGGTCCGCTTCCACGTGCCCGGAGATCTCGCCAGCATGGGGGCGACTCCAAGTGTGGCGGGCGAAGCTGCTTTCGACATCGGTTTTACCCAGGCGCTGCTCTACGCGTTTCTGGGCGGAATGATCTTGAACCTCATGCCCTGCGTTTTTCCGGTGCTTTCTATCAAGGTACTCGGCTTCGTCCAGCAATCCGGCGAGGACAAGGGCAAGGTCCTGAAGCACGGGATTATGTTTACTATCGGAGTGTTGGCCTCCTTCTGGCTTTTGGCGGGGACTTTGATCGCCCTGCGCTCCGCGGGTGAGAGCCTCGGCTGGGGATTCCAGCTGCAGCAGCCTGAGTTCGTGGCCGTGATGCTGGTGGTCATGTTCCTCTTTGGCTTGAGCATGTCCGGCGTCTTTGAAATGGGGACCTCTGCCATCAGTTTGCAGGGCAAGGTAAAGGGCGACGGTTACTCCGGGTCCTTCTTTTCAGGCGTCATCGCAACGGCGGTAGCGACTCCCTGTACGGGACCATTCATGGGGCAAGCCCTTGGCTACGCGCTCACCTTATCCGCTTTTCAGTCGCTTACGGTTTTCACCTTTCTGGCCCTTGGCATGGCCACGCCATACTTGGTGCTCTCGGCCAATCCATCACTGATCAACAAGCTCCCGCGTCCAGGAGCCTGGATGGAAACCTTCAAGCAGGTTATGGCCTTCCCGATGTACGCGACCTGTATCTGGCTGGTCTGGCTCTTGGGGGCGCATTTGGGTAACGACGGACTCGTCTACGTGCTCGGTGGACTCTTGGTCGTCGCTATCGGCGCCTGGATCTACGGACGCTGGTCAACTCCGGTCAAATCCAAGTCTACTCGACGCTTCGCGAGCGGCCTCGCCCTGCTGTCGGTGCTCGGAGGAATTTGGCTGATGATGCCAGGAGAAGCGGGTGAGGAGAAAGAAGAGATCCCCTGGCAGACTTATTCTCCCGCTCTGGTCGATGAGCTATCCACTTCCGGAAAGCCAGTGTTTATAGATTTCACCGCGGACTGGTGCCTGACTTGTAAAGCCAACGAGATTCGCCTTTTCAGCTCGGACGAAGTGCTGGATCGAATCGATGACGGCGAGGTGCAGTTGGTACGAGGGGATTGGACCAAGAAGGACTCGGTCATAACCGAAGCCTTGGCCAAATACGGCCGCTCCAGCGTACCGCTTTATCTGCTCTACGACGGAGATGGCTCCGAACCACGTGTTCTCCCGCAAGTCCTCAGTCCGTCCACCTTTTTGGCGGCCCTCGATGAAATCGATTAG
- a CDS encoding PfkB family carbohydrate kinase has product MPKIITFTANLLAETTYEFPEFKIGKTQRAVGQFFQVGGKGINVSKMLNLLGAENQALCFPGGNLGPACEAWLAETGISTLAFREGCETRSGAVIRSGEAVETTFLGLDSTVSVSAIREAVAALAAISEPFVFAVCGSVQGWEDPRWDVLRDWIENRGEHVSLVVDNYGPSLPWFANQRPEIIKFNRDELEILFEGEERSLPTPELIGRARERYACDRWMVTNGEKEVWVQDQDGTASSFQPRSVECISPVGCGDVSFATLIDCLYNKSGYDLRSAAELASEYASRSAASAGIADFEL; this is encoded by the coding sequence ATGCCCAAAATCATTACCTTTACCGCCAACCTTTTGGCGGAGACGACTTACGAGTTTCCGGAATTCAAAATTGGCAAGACCCAGAGGGCGGTAGGCCAATTCTTCCAAGTGGGAGGCAAGGGGATCAATGTCAGCAAGATGCTCAATCTGCTGGGAGCCGAGAATCAGGCTCTTTGTTTCCCGGGAGGAAATCTTGGGCCCGCCTGTGAAGCGTGGCTGGCGGAGACCGGCATCTCGACGCTCGCATTCCGAGAGGGCTGCGAAACCCGATCGGGCGCTGTAATACGATCGGGGGAAGCGGTGGAGACTACTTTCTTGGGCTTGGATTCAACCGTATCGGTCTCCGCGATACGCGAAGCCGTAGCGGCTTTGGCGGCTATCAGCGAGCCTTTCGTATTCGCGGTTTGTGGATCGGTGCAGGGCTGGGAAGACCCTCGCTGGGATGTATTGAGAGACTGGATCGAAAACCGGGGCGAGCATGTATCCCTTGTCGTTGATAACTACGGACCAAGTCTCCCGTGGTTCGCGAATCAGCGACCGGAGATCATCAAATTCAATCGCGACGAGCTAGAGATTTTGTTCGAAGGCGAAGAACGCAGCCTTCCCACGCCGGAGCTGATAGGGCGAGCGCGTGAACGCTATGCCTGCGATCGCTGGATGGTAACCAACGGCGAAAAGGAAGTTTGGGTGCAGGATCAAGACGGGACTGCGAGTTCGTTCCAACCTAGGTCCGTGGAATGCATTTCACCCGTCGGTTGCGGCGATGTCTCTTTCGCCACGCTTATCGATTGTCTGTATAACAAATCAGGATACGACTTGAGGTCGGCTGCGGAGCTGGCCAGCGAATACGCCTCGCGCAGCGCGGCCAGTGCGGGGATCGCCGACTTCGAGCTTTAA
- a CDS encoding DNA-3-methyladenine glycosylase, which translates to MTFKSSFLMARILKPAEFTSADTVRLARELIGKQLVRTDTATRIVQRLRIIETEAYDGPEDLACHASKGRTTRTEVMFGPAGHWYVYLIYGMHQMLNLVTGPQDYPAAILIRGLESVSGPGRLTKRLGIGKELNSLPAKRQSGLHLEDAPRVDDALVKATPRIGIDYAGPDWSQRPYRFVADLA; encoded by the coding sequence ATGACTTTTAAGAGTAGCTTCCTCATGGCTCGTATCCTGAAACCAGCTGAATTCACTTCCGCCGACACCGTCCGACTCGCTCGCGAGCTAATCGGAAAGCAGCTGGTGCGGACCGACACCGCAACGAGGATTGTGCAACGTCTCCGGATAATCGAGACGGAGGCCTACGACGGCCCAGAAGACTTGGCCTGCCATGCCTCAAAAGGTCGAACCACGAGGACCGAAGTCATGTTTGGACCGGCTGGGCACTGGTACGTTTACCTCATTTACGGGATGCACCAGATGCTAAATCTCGTGACCGGCCCACAGGACTATCCAGCCGCAATTTTAATTCGGGGCCTAGAATCCGTAAGCGGTCCGGGGCGGCTGACCAAGAGACTCGGCATAGGCAAGGAACTGAATTCCTTGCCCGCAAAACGGCAGAGTGGTCTCCACTTGGAGGACGCTCCTCGTGTGGACGACGCTTTGGTGAAAGCGACACCACGCATCGGGATCGACTACGCTGGACCGGATTGGTCGCAGCGTCCGTATCGTTTTGTAGCCGATCTTGCATAG
- a CDS encoding DUF4139 domain-containing protein, translating to MQKTLFIFAMVSGITLANLRGEPLEPSSKISSVSLFRDGARITRVATLQAPAGKSTIRFDGLPTSVDYNTLEANIGEAKGVIRNARIFRDPYSEESTEIEAIRERLEAIRHEIQTVQQRKSSARARLDYVESLAKSFADGFGELAENGSSLSLSSGMETWELVENTRKEAADIEYKVALELVALNKKEKEIKQELQKAREQDSLTQSLAEVEIDLDTAQEVEMSISYQALSARWQPQYELRAFPEEARLDFGYFANVWQKTGEDWTDVSLSLHTNQTNRRGNVPELYPVVLSQHRPEYETDDEVYELSPFEVSAPRRKARLTNSVMAGAAPVPSQQSITVSASTVSFQVTLPGEVTVPSRQDASTLPVTQAELKAEYWSEVVPRVQLDTYLRARATNELDLPILAGQALAFVDGKLSSKVALEKTLPTEKIELSLGTDANIIAKRIEGAQQDKDTGLFDKTVTLTRNYTNKVTNYHSVPHKVVVVDQFPIATDAKIEIERLSPSASEIKVLEGKEDSGIFQWELTLAPKETKDLKLSYQVEHPRDWDLGPQL from the coding sequence ATGCAAAAGACCCTTTTCATTTTCGCCATGGTCAGCGGAATCACGCTGGCAAACCTGAGGGGCGAGCCGCTCGAACCCTCATCAAAAATAAGCTCCGTCTCTCTCTTCCGAGATGGGGCCCGCATCACGCGAGTAGCCACCCTACAAGCGCCTGCAGGCAAATCGACGATACGGTTCGACGGCTTACCCACATCCGTCGATTATAACACCTTGGAAGCCAACATCGGCGAAGCAAAGGGGGTTATCCGAAACGCCAGGATTTTCAGGGACCCTTACTCTGAAGAATCAACAGAGATCGAAGCGATCCGCGAGAGACTGGAAGCAATTCGCCACGAAATACAAACCGTTCAACAACGGAAATCATCGGCCCGAGCTCGACTAGATTACGTCGAAAGCCTCGCGAAATCGTTCGCCGATGGATTTGGAGAACTGGCGGAAAACGGAAGTAGTCTTTCGCTCTCCAGCGGCATGGAAACCTGGGAGTTGGTTGAAAACACCCGCAAGGAAGCCGCCGATATCGAATACAAGGTAGCCCTAGAACTCGTCGCTCTGAACAAAAAGGAAAAAGAAATTAAACAAGAGCTGCAAAAGGCGCGTGAACAGGATAGCCTGACCCAATCTTTGGCGGAAGTAGAAATCGATTTGGACACTGCCCAAGAGGTGGAAATGAGCATTAGCTACCAAGCACTGAGCGCTCGTTGGCAGCCGCAATACGAGCTCCGTGCCTTTCCGGAAGAAGCGCGCTTGGATTTCGGATACTTCGCTAACGTATGGCAAAAGACTGGCGAGGACTGGACCGACGTCAGCCTCTCGCTCCATACCAACCAAACCAACCGCCGAGGGAACGTTCCAGAGCTATATCCCGTCGTGCTAAGCCAACATCGTCCCGAATACGAGACGGACGACGAAGTCTACGAACTTAGCCCTTTCGAAGTTTCAGCTCCTCGCAGAAAAGCTAGGTTAACCAACTCCGTAATGGCCGGTGCGGCTCCCGTTCCATCACAGCAAAGCATCACCGTCTCGGCCTCCACTGTCTCCTTCCAAGTGACGCTGCCGGGCGAAGTTACGGTCCCTTCACGACAGGACGCTTCCACCCTCCCCGTCACCCAAGCGGAACTCAAAGCGGAATACTGGTCGGAAGTCGTTCCGCGAGTGCAGCTCGATACCTACTTGCGAGCAAGAGCAACCAACGAGCTCGACCTCCCCATCCTAGCGGGCCAAGCCCTCGCTTTCGTCGATGGAAAACTATCCTCCAAGGTCGCTTTGGAAAAGACCCTGCCTACCGAAAAGATCGAGCTCTCGCTAGGCACCGATGCCAACATAATCGCCAAACGGATCGAAGGCGCTCAACAGGACAAAGATACTGGCCTTTTCGACAAGACCGTCACTCTGACCCGAAACTACACCAACAAGGTGACCAACTATCACTCCGTGCCGCACAAAGTGGTTGTCGTCGACCAATTCCCAATCGCCACCGACGCGAAAATCGAGATCGAACGACTATCCCCTTCTGCGAGCGAAATCAAAGTCCTAGAGGGCAAGGAGGACAGCGGGATCTTCCAGTGGGAGCTAACGCTCGCGCCTAAGGAAACGAAGGACTTGAAGCTCAGCTACCAAGTCGAGCATCCACGCGACTGGGACCTCGGCCCTCAGCTCTAG
- the uvrA gene encoding excinuclease ABC subunit UvrA — protein MSQSEYIHIKGAREHNLKNVELRIPRNKLVVITGVSGSGKSSLAFDTLYAEGHRKYVESLSTQARQAMDQLKRPDVDFIHGLSPVLAIEQRASNASPRSTVATVTEIADYARLLWVIRGEQRCPKDGGIIQRQTLDGAVDQTLQLPERSRAMILAPYMKAKPAELREELPRLRQKGFQRVRINGEIVDVDDPQAASKGRQALQMDIVVDRLVIGPDQRSRLADSLELAFSEGKDRAIVLYQENRDAEWAELPLSRNFSCSECGTVYEPITPRHFSFNTAEGSCPECGGLGETRRFLDELVVPDPDKSVKNGALKPLRIGGKQLIIRHNAMLRQLAEQLPFDPTTPWKDLSDETKEQLLHGVPDREFEFKLTRRKTKPAPTKFEGIIPLLTKAARETKSDGYRARLMTYQTEQDCPCCHGHRFSPRSANVYVDGVSLPEFLAMDIEKAYAFISGLDKAGSEVSTYGEVIEGVEFRLRFLKEVGLDYLTLNRGYSTLSGGESQRVRLATQLGMSLMGVVYVLDEPSIGLHAKDNKKLVQTLKDLRDTGNSVVVVEHDEEMMRAADHLIEIGPGAGLYGGEVLYEGKPDNCTASTERERSTGAYLSGVERLAKLAKDLEPSEKWIRIKEASHHNLKGVTAEIPVGLLTCVTGVSGSGKSTLVNGILAKAAARKLNRSKDIPGAHKGIEGLEYFERVVRVSQEPIGQSPRSNPATYTKLFDALRDLYTKVPLSRTRGYKAGRFSFNARGGRCERCQGQGAIKLDMLFMSDAYVECPSCNGKRYNRETLEAKYAGLSIAEALDLSVDEACEKFKNVPRIIEKLNTLEQVGLGYLKLGQAANTLSGGEAQRLKLSLELSKRNSGKNLYILDEPTTGLHWADIQRLSDLLFRLRDQGNTVVVIEHQLDFIRLADWAIDLGPGGGSRGGEIVYSGPVQRMVDYERSETGLAMRS, from the coding sequence TTGAGTCAGAGCGAATACATTCATATCAAGGGAGCGAGGGAGCATAACCTCAAAAATGTGGAGCTGCGAATTCCCCGCAACAAGCTGGTAGTGATAACCGGTGTCTCCGGTTCCGGCAAGAGTTCGCTCGCATTCGATACCTTGTATGCCGAGGGGCACCGCAAATACGTGGAGTCGCTCTCCACTCAAGCGCGGCAGGCCATGGACCAGCTCAAGCGTCCGGATGTCGACTTCATTCACGGCCTCTCACCGGTTTTGGCGATCGAGCAACGAGCCTCCAATGCGTCGCCTCGCAGTACGGTGGCCACGGTGACGGAGATCGCTGACTACGCCCGTCTCCTTTGGGTCATTCGGGGAGAGCAACGTTGCCCGAAGGACGGCGGCATCATCCAGCGTCAAACGCTCGATGGAGCGGTGGACCAAACCTTGCAGCTCCCGGAGCGATCCCGAGCCATGATTCTCGCTCCCTATATGAAGGCCAAGCCAGCCGAGTTGCGTGAAGAACTGCCGCGTCTTCGACAGAAAGGCTTTCAACGTGTCCGTATCAATGGAGAAATCGTGGATGTGGACGATCCGCAGGCCGCCTCCAAAGGTCGTCAGGCTCTGCAGATGGATATCGTGGTGGATCGTTTGGTGATCGGTCCAGATCAGCGAAGCCGCTTGGCCGACTCCTTGGAGCTTGCCTTTAGCGAAGGAAAGGACCGAGCCATTGTCCTGTATCAAGAGAATCGGGACGCGGAGTGGGCGGAGCTTCCCTTGAGCCGAAACTTTTCCTGTAGCGAATGCGGTACGGTGTACGAACCCATCACCCCCCGTCATTTCTCATTCAATACCGCTGAGGGATCCTGTCCGGAATGTGGAGGACTTGGTGAGACACGCCGCTTCCTCGATGAGCTCGTAGTTCCAGATCCTGACAAAAGCGTGAAGAACGGAGCTCTAAAGCCGCTGCGTATCGGAGGGAAACAGCTGATCATCCGTCACAATGCGATGCTTCGTCAGCTCGCCGAGCAATTGCCCTTTGATCCGACGACCCCTTGGAAAGATCTTTCTGACGAGACTAAGGAACAGCTTCTACATGGAGTCCCGGATCGTGAGTTCGAATTCAAGCTGACCCGTCGCAAAACCAAGCCCGCTCCCACGAAGTTTGAAGGAATTATTCCGCTGCTAACAAAGGCGGCGAGGGAAACGAAAAGCGATGGCTATCGGGCTCGTCTCATGACTTACCAGACCGAGCAGGACTGTCCCTGCTGCCACGGGCATCGGTTCAGCCCGCGTAGCGCTAACGTGTACGTGGATGGAGTGAGCCTGCCCGAGTTTTTGGCCATGGATATCGAAAAGGCATATGCTTTTATCTCTGGTTTGGATAAGGCCGGTAGCGAGGTTTCGACTTACGGTGAAGTGATCGAAGGGGTGGAATTCCGGTTGCGGTTCCTGAAAGAGGTCGGCTTGGATTATCTGACCTTAAATCGTGGATACTCGACGCTGAGTGGTGGAGAATCGCAGCGTGTACGCCTCGCGACCCAGCTAGGCATGAGTCTGATGGGGGTGGTCTACGTTTTGGATGAACCGAGCATTGGACTGCACGCCAAGGATAACAAGAAGCTGGTCCAGACCCTGAAAGACCTTCGCGATACAGGGAACTCGGTGGTAGTGGTTGAGCACGATGAAGAAATGATGCGAGCGGCGGATCATCTCATTGAGATCGGTCCTGGAGCGGGGCTTTATGGCGGCGAGGTTCTCTACGAAGGAAAGCCAGACAATTGTACCGCTTCTACCGAACGTGAACGCTCTACGGGAGCGTATTTGTCGGGAGTGGAGCGATTGGCAAAATTGGCCAAAGATCTAGAGCCCTCCGAAAAGTGGATACGGATAAAGGAAGCAAGCCATCATAATCTGAAAGGCGTTACGGCTGAAATACCAGTCGGTCTGCTCACCTGCGTTACCGGTGTTTCCGGTTCTGGAAAGTCTACTTTGGTCAATGGCATTTTGGCCAAAGCCGCCGCCCGCAAGCTGAATCGCTCGAAGGACATTCCTGGAGCTCACAAGGGTATCGAAGGTCTAGAGTATTTCGAACGAGTCGTGCGCGTGAGCCAAGAGCCGATTGGCCAAAGCCCGCGATCCAACCCTGCTACCTACACAAAACTATTCGATGCCTTGCGAGATCTTTACACGAAAGTACCTCTGTCGCGAACACGTGGATATAAGGCCGGCCGGTTTAGCTTCAATGCTCGTGGCGGGCGCTGCGAGCGGTGCCAGGGGCAAGGGGCCATCAAGCTCGACATGCTCTTCATGAGCGATGCCTATGTCGAGTGCCCAAGCTGCAACGGGAAACGCTACAACCGAGAAACCTTGGAGGCGAAATATGCGGGCTTAAGTATTGCAGAGGCCTTGGACCTATCGGTCGACGAAGCCTGCGAAAAATTTAAGAATGTACCGCGTATTATCGAAAAACTGAATACGCTGGAACAGGTAGGGCTTGGCTATCTCAAATTAGGCCAAGCAGCCAATACCTTGAGTGGCGGAGAGGCTCAACGCCTGAAGCTTTCGCTTGAGCTCTCCAAACGAAATAGCGGGAAAAACCTCTACATTTTGGACGAACCGACCACCGGTCTGCATTGGGCCGATATTCAACGTTTGAGCGACTTGCTCTTCAGATTACGAGACCAAGGAAATACGGTGGTAGTGATTGAGCATCAACTCGACTTTATCCGCTTGGCAGACTGGGCGATCGACCTAGGCCCCGGCGGCGGAAGTCGAGGAGGGGAGATCGTATACTCGGGGCCAGTGCAAAGGATGGTTGATTACGAGCGTTCCGAAACGGGTTTGGCGATGCGTAGTTGA
- a CDS encoding thioredoxin family protein has protein sequence MTLIQRLVSCVAATLLFAGSLSAAQVGASAPAFSLVDTQGNEHSLSDFEGKVVVLEWTNFGCPFVKKHYNSGNMQGLQEHATGKDVVWLSICSSAPGKQGNMSSEEWSSALEEKGSKATAVLIDESGEVGRAYGAKATPHMFVIDESGTLVYDGAIDSIASASPSDIEKAENYVKSALASLFAGEPIETAKAKPYGCGIKYAQN, from the coding sequence ATGACTCTTATCCAACGCCTCGTCAGTTGCGTAGCGGCCACGCTACTTTTCGCCGGAAGCCTTTCAGCCGCCCAAGTCGGTGCCTCCGCTCCCGCTTTTAGTCTAGTTGACACCCAAGGCAACGAACACTCCCTGTCCGATTTTGAGGGCAAAGTGGTAGTGCTGGAATGGACCAATTTCGGCTGCCCCTTCGTCAAGAAGCACTACAACTCCGGAAACATGCAGGGGCTGCAGGAGCATGCTACCGGCAAGGATGTGGTTTGGCTTTCTATTTGCTCCTCCGCTCCCGGGAAGCAGGGCAACATGAGTTCTGAAGAGTGGAGCTCCGCTCTCGAGGAAAAGGGCTCCAAAGCCACCGCGGTTCTTATCGACGAGTCCGGCGAAGTTGGCCGTGCCTACGGAGCGAAGGCTACGCCTCACATGTTCGTAATCGATGAAAGTGGTACGCTCGTTTACGACGGAGCCATCGATAGCATCGCCTCCGCAAGTCCTTCGGATATCGAGAAGGCTGAGAATTACGTGAAGTCTGCTTTGGCTTCCCTGTTCGCGGGAGAGCCCATCGAGACTGCCAAAGCCAAGCCATACGGTTGCGGCATCAAGTACGCTCAAAACTAG